Within Phragmitibacter flavus, the genomic segment GTTGTTTTGTAGTGACACTGGTCATCACGCTGGTGGTTGCGGTGTGGGGATTGTGGTAACAACTGTTGGCACTAGGCCAAGCCACCAAAGGAGGACAGTGCCCATTCAACTTACTTGAGAAGACGATGCTGCCCTGAAATTCCGAGGCTCATTATTTGTCCCAACGGGACTATTCATAACAGCCCGGCACGAGGTGCCGGGTATGGTGTAAACAAATGGAATCGTCCTGAAGGGACGGCTCATGCACTCAATATAACCACATTCTGCTGCATGAAGCGTCCTTTCAGGACGCAATTACCTGCTGATCGAGAACCCGGCACCCTGTGCCGGCCTGCTATAAGCCGTCCCGTTGGGACGAGAGTTCATGATGCACGAACAATCGCTAAACCGTTCACTATCAACCAGTTAAGCGAATTTCAGTTCAGCAAATCTCCAACACTTTCGCCACGACCACGTCAGGGTAGGGGAGTTGCACTTTCTCAATCGGAGGACTGTAAAACGCGGGGGTATCGATGGCATTGACGCGTTGCACGGGTGCATCAAGGTCATCAAAGCAATGCAACTGGATCATTGCGGTCAACTGGGCACCGACGGAGAGGAAAGGTTTGTTTTCATCGACGCAGACGACGCGATGGGTTTTGCGCACCGACTCGTAAACGGTTTCTTCATCCAACGGACGAATGGATCGAAGGTCGACCACTTCAGCGCTGATCCCGTGTTCTTCTTCAAGAATCTCAGCGGCTTTCAGACAGGTATGAACCGCACGACCATGGCAGACCAAAGTAACATCGGTCCCTTCGCGTTTGACGTCCGCAACGCCGAGGGGAATGAACAACTCGCCATCGGGGAGTTCGCTATTGTCAGGCACATCCCATTTTTCGCCGTAGAGAAGGGTGTTCTCCATGAACATCACCGGATCATTGTCACGAATGGCTGCCTTCATCAGACCTTTGGCATCGTAGGCGGTGGCAGGAACCACACACTTCATGCCGGGGAAACTGGCCATGATGTTTTCGGGAGTGTGGGAGTGGGTGGCACCGACATTGGTGCCGCCGTTCGCTGGTCCGCGAATCACGATGGGGCAATTGATCAACCCACCGGACATGTAACGAACCATGCCCGCGTTGTTGATGATCTGATCCCAGGCGACGGTATAAAAGCTCCAGAACATCAACTCCATGACGGGGCGGAGTCCGAGCATCGAAGCGCCGACACCCATGCCGATAAATCCGGCTTCACTAATGGGGGTATCAATGATGCGTTTGTCGCCCCATTTGTCCCAGAGACCTTCGGAAACTTTGTAAGCTCCGTTGTATTGGGCAACTTCTTCGCCCATCAGAACGACCATCGGGTCGCGGGCAATTTCTTCATCAATGGCTTCGCGGAGAGCTTGACGGTAGGTGATCTGGCGCATGGAAAAGAGAGAAAAAGGTGGGGAAGGGGAGAAAATTAATCGTTGAAGAAATGGCGACCTGTTGCGCCGGCTTCGGTCTGGTTGTCGACTTCCCAATACACGTCGTCAAACATTTCTGAGGGATCGGGGTATTCACTTTGATCGGCGAACACGGCCGAGTCTTCAGCTTCCTTGTAGGCAGCCTGGTCGATAACCTTGGCTTCTTCTTCGGTGAAAACCCCTTCGGAGACCAGATGATTGCGCCAGATGTTGATCGGATCGTGGTCGCGCTGGTAACGCTCGATTTCTTCCTTGGTGCGGTAGCCGTCCTTGTGTTTGGAATCAGCGACCGAATGCCCGTAATAACGGTAGGTGGAAATTTCGAGAAGCGTGGGCTTTTTCTCATTGTGTGCGCGTTCGATGGCAACCTGAACGCGTGAGCGAACTTCGTAAACATCTTCGCCATTGAGCAGTTCCCAAGCCATGCCGTAACCTTCGGCACGTTCGGCAAGGCAGCTTGGATAGGCGCTGGACCGTTTTTGACTCGTGCCCATGGAGTAGCCGTTGTTCTCGATGATGTAGATCACCGGCAATTCCATCAAAGCAGCCAAGTTAAGGCTTTCATGGAATGCACCTTGGTTGACGGCACCGTCGCCCATGAAAGTCATGCAACAGCCCTTAAGCTCTTTGTATTTTAGTCCGAAAGCAATGCCGGTGCCGAGGGGAGTCTGACCTGCAACAATCCCGTGGCCACCCCAGTAGTTTTTGGAAGGGGCGAAGTAGTGCATCGATCCACCCTTGCCTTTGGAGCAGCCGGTCTTTTTGCCGAACAACTCCGCCATGCCCTCGTTCATGCCCATGCCAACGGCAAGAGCATGACCATGATCGCGATAGGCGGTGATCATGTGGTCGTTTTCTCCCATCAAAGAAGCGCATCCGACGGCGACCGATTCCTGGCCGATGTAAAGGTGGAGGAAGCCGCCCATCTTCTCACCATTGTAATGTTTCAGCGCAATTTGTTCAAAACGGCGGATACGACTCATGTCGCGGAATATCGCGATCTTTTCGTCTTTGCTCAGCGCCTTATTGATGGGGGCGTCTTTGTGTTTGATGGATTTTTGGACGGCAGCCATGGTGAGAAAATCAGATGGTGACTGTAGGCGGGGAGGCAGGGAAGGCAAGAGGGGATTGAACTTCGGTTAAAGCAGAGCCAAAGAACCCTTCCATACAGCCAGAAGTGTTCCACGTGGAACATTTTGCGGATCGTTTCAAGCGTGGTAAGGTATGCG encodes:
- a CDS encoding alpha-ketoacid dehydrogenase subunit beta, which gives rise to MRQITYRQALREAIDEEIARDPMVVLMGEEVAQYNGAYKVSEGLWDKWGDKRIIDTPISEAGFIGMGVGASMLGLRPVMELMFWSFYTVAWDQIINNAGMVRYMSGGLINCPIVIRGPANGGTNVGATHSHTPENIMASFPGMKCVVPATAYDAKGLMKAAIRDNDPVMFMENTLLYGEKWDVPDNSELPDGELFIPLGVADVKREGTDVTLVCHGRAVHTCLKAAEILEEEHGISAEVVDLRSIRPLDEETVYESVRKTHRVVCVDENKPFLSVGAQLTAMIQLHCFDDLDAPVQRVNAIDTPAFYSPPIEKVQLPYPDVVVAKVLEIC
- a CDS encoding thiamine pyrophosphate-dependent dehydrogenase E1 component subunit alpha; its protein translation is MAAVQKSIKHKDAPINKALSKDEKIAIFRDMSRIRRFEQIALKHYNGEKMGGFLHLYIGQESVAVGCASLMGENDHMITAYRDHGHALAVGMGMNEGMAELFGKKTGCSKGKGGSMHYFAPSKNYWGGHGIVAGQTPLGTGIAFGLKYKELKGCCMTFMGDGAVNQGAFHESLNLAALMELPVIYIIENNGYSMGTSQKRSSAYPSCLAERAEGYGMAWELLNGEDVYEVRSRVQVAIERAHNEKKPTLLEISTYRYYGHSVADSKHKDGYRTKEEIERYQRDHDPINIWRNHLVSEGVFTEEEAKVIDQAAYKEAEDSAVFADQSEYPDPSEMFDDVYWEVDNQTEAGATGRHFFND